From the Lolium rigidum isolate FL_2022 chromosome 2, APGP_CSIRO_Lrig_0.1, whole genome shotgun sequence genome, one window contains:
- the LOC124691914 gene encoding LOW QUALITY PROTEIN: brefeldin A-inhibited guanine nucleotide-exchange protein 1-like (The sequence of the model RefSeq protein was modified relative to this genomic sequence to represent the inferred CDS: inserted 1 base in 1 codon) — MASPTSPLGGSTPSGRVLGPALDRVIKNAAWRKHSALVAAAKSALDLLSSSSYPPPDPTSPHPSALLGLPVAAAAASLHALILALDSASPKVVDPALDCVAKLLYHRLLLGDIGAAADDAPASRLLAAVLSCGALNDDAMELATLRVLVAAARCPSIAIRGEGLAQMLKTCYNIYLSSGSSANQLCAKLALAQVLVIVFARVEADSMDVRVQTVLISDMMDMSDRSLNDSSIVLVAQGFINEAMEGSDVPEPGTPVVAADEADETDEGGMSKIREDGLALFKNLCKLSMKLSTPDNPEDQVLLRGKVLSLELLKMVVDNAGPFWRTNEKYLGAIKQYLCLSLLKNSALSAMSIFQLLCAIFVGLLSRFRSGLKEELGIFFPMLVLRVLENVHQPSFLQKMTVLNLLEKICKESQVLIDIFVNYDCDVDAPNIFERTVNGLLKTALGVPPGATTTLTPAQDQTFRIESVKCLATILRSMGSWMDQQLRIGDFSPKVSEVSLNSIDSPNILIGEDGNGIDYELQSDSYSPDTSDASSLEQRRAYKIELQKGISLFNRKPSKGIDFLTKSKKIGQSPEDVAYFLRNTAGLNATMIGDYLGERDEFPLKVMHAYVDALNFEGMDFGEAIRYYLRGFRLPGEAQKIDRVMEKFAERYCKCNPNSFTSADTAYVLAYSVIMLNTDAHNMMVKDKMSKSDFIRNNRGIDDGKDLPESYLSTLYDQIVKNEIKMSADSSVPQNKQPSSVMKLLGLDNIINLVNWKQAEDKALGANDLLIKNIHEKFKAKSGKSESIFYVITETTILRFMMEVCWAPMMAAFSMTLDQCDDKAATSQCLQGFRSAVHVTSVMCMQTQRDAFVTSVAKFTYLHCVADMKQKNVDAVKAIISIAIEDGDYLQEAWEHVLTCLSRFEHLHLLGEGSPTDASFLTVPLVEXRRKTQKSSTTTASKRTNALQNPAVMAAVRGGSYDSITAKNNASPLVTPDQINNFISNINLLDQIGIFELNHIFAHSQRLNSNAIVAFVEALCKVSITELQSPTDPRIFCLTKIVEIAHYNMNRIRLVWSRIWKVLSDFFVSVGLSENLSVAIFVMDSLRQLAMKFLEREELANYNFQNEFLQPFAVVMQKSNASEVRELVVRCVSQMVLSRVNNIKSGWKSVFTVFTAAAADDRKSIVLLAFETMEKIVRDYFPYITETETTTFTDCVKCLITFTSSKFSSDASLNAIAFLRFCAVKLAEEGFVCHDKDTDQQSNNLDSSDGNAVAHKDDHVYFWVPLLAGLARLTADTRPTIRKGAVEVLFDILKDHGQLFSQSFWTNIFESVVYPLFNGEISTPNSQSDSTEDDSWNFETKTVAVKCLVDLYVTFFDVMRPELIRVTSVVTSFIKSPSRQSASIGMSVFQRLTEGLASKLSKDEWKEILLCFKESAAQTFVVFEKIVKMMKDIEIPEKNESYSEAEQYSEHDIYNEDEEEANMETSSYAIVKMKNHMSLQLLIVQGIVKLYETHRRSFCAEHMGIMLEMLSVITSHASEVSSESALLTKFHKSCSLLEVPEPAVIHFENESYQSYLKILQALLHDNPSLSRDMNIESQIMLVSEKILRTYLNCAGHEPSKDASGRDLVVHWALPLGAAKKEELSARTSVVLHVMRLLGGLERECFRRNLPLLFPLLANLIRCEHSSGEVQVALYGIFQSSIGPIISV, encoded by the exons ATGGCGTCCCCCACGTCGCCCCTcggcggctcgacgccgtcgggcCGCGTGCTGGGCCCGGCGCTGGACCGCGTGATCAAAAACGCCGCGTGGCGGAAGCACTCggcgctcgtcgccgccgccaagtccGCGCTcgacctcctctcctcctcctcctacccgCCGCCGGACCCGACCTCGCCGCACCCGTCCGCGCTCCTCGGCctgcccgtcgccgccgccgccgcctcgctgcACGCGCTCATCCTCGCCCTCGACTCCGCGTCCCCCAAGGTCGTCGACCCGGCGCTCGACTGCGTCGCCAAGCTCCTctaccaccgcctcctcctcggcgacatCGGCGCGGCCGCCGACGACGCCCCCGCCTCCCGgctcctcgccgccgtcctcTCCTGCGGCGCGCTCAACGACGACGCCATGGAGCTCGCCACCCTGCGCGTGCTCGTCGCCGCCGCGCGCTGCCCCTCCATCGCCATCCGCGGCGAAGGCCTCGCGCAGATGCTCAAGACCTGCTACAACATCTACCTCAGCAGCGGCAGCAGCGCCAACCAGCTCTGCGCCAAGCTCGCGCTCGCGCAGGTGCTCGTCATCGTCTTCGCGCGCGTCGAGGCCGACTCCATGGACGTGCGCGTGCAGACCGTGCTCATCAGCGACATGATGGACATGTCTGACCGCAGCCTGAACGACTCCAGTATTGTGCTCGTGGCGCAGGGGTTTATAAATGAGGCCATGGAGGGGAGCGATGTGCCAGAGCCGGGGACCCCTGTTGTGGCGGCAGATGAGGCCGATGAGACGGATGAGGGGGGGATGAGCAAGATCAGAGAGGATGGGCTGGCATTGTTCAAGAATCTCTGCAAGTTGTCGATGAAGCTCTCTACACCAGATAACCCTGAGGACCAGGTGCTGTTGAGAGGGAAGGTCTTgtctctcgagttgctcaagatgGTTGTGGACAATGCTGGCCCATTCTGGAGAACAAATGAAAA GTACCTTGGAGCAATCAAGCAGTATCTTTGTCTGTCATTGTTAAAAAACAGTGCATTGTCAGCAATGAGTATTTTCCAGCTTCTGTGCGCCATATTTGTGGGTTTGCTGTCAAGGTTTAGATCTGGGCTGAAAGAGGAACTTGGAATATTTTTTCCCATGCTTGTCCTAAGGGTTCTTGAGAATGTCCATCAGCCTAGTTTTCTGCAGAAGATGACAGTTCTAAATTTGCTGGAGAAGATCTGTAAAGAATCTCAGGTTCTTATTGATATCTTTGTGAATTATGATTGCGATGTTGATGCACCAAATATTTTTGAGAG GACTGTCAATGGCCTTTTAAAGACTGCTCTAGGGGTTCCTCCTGGAGCTACAACAACATTAACCCCAGCCCAAGACCAAACATTTCGGATTGAGTCAGTCAAGTGCCTTGCAACCATACTCAGATCGATGGGTTCATGGATGGACCAACAGTTGAGAATTGGTGATTTTTCACCCAAAGTTTCTGAAGTTTCTTTAAATTCGATAGACAGTCCCAACATCCTTATTGGAGAAGATGGGAATGGAATTGATTATGAACTGCAATCCGACTCTTATAGCCCAGACACATCTGATGCTTCCTCGCTTGAACAGCGTCGTGCTTATAAAATAGAACTTCAG AAAGGAATTTCCTTGTTTAACAGAAAACCATCTAAGGGTATTGATTTCCTCACTAAAAGCAAGAAGATAGGTCAATCCCCAGAAGATGTTGCTTATTTCTTGAGAAATACTGCTGGTTTAAATGCAACAATGATAGGGGACTATTTGGGCGAAAGAGATGAGTTTCCTCTCAAAGTTATGCATGCATATGTCGATGCACTAAATTTTGAAGGTATGGACTTTGGGGAAGCCATTAGGTATTACTTGCGAGGTTTCAGGTTGCCTGGGGAAGCACAGAAAATTGACCGGGTCATGGAAAAGTTTGCTGAACGATACTGCAAATGCAACCCAAATTCCTTTACTAGTGCAGATACTGCATATGTTCTTGCTTATTCTGTCATCATGCTCAATACTGATGCTCACAATATGATGGTCAAGGATAAG ATGTCTAAATCTGATTTCATCCGAAATAACCGAGGAATTGATGATGGGAAGGATTTGCCTGAATCTTATCTGAGTACATTGTATGACCAAATTGTCAAAAATGAGATCAAAATGAGTGCTGATTCATCAGTTCCACAAAACAAGCAACCTAGTAGTGTAATGAAACTCTTGGGCTTAGACAATATTATAAACCTTGTCAACTGGAAACAAGCTGAAGACAAGGCACTTGGAGCAAATGACTTGCTCATCAAGAACATACATGAGAAATTCAAAGCAAAGAGTGGGAAATCAGA ATCTATATTTTATGTTATTACTGAGACAACCATTTTGCGATTCATGATGGAGGTTTGTTGGGCCCCTATGATGGCTGCATTCAGCATGACACTTGACCAGTGTGATGATAAGGCTGCCACGTCGCAGTGTTTGCAGGGATTCAGATCTGCAGTGCATGTCACCTCTGTAATGTGCATGCAGACACAAAGAGATGCTTTTGTGACATCTGTAGCCAAGTTCACATATCTTCATTGTGTTGCGGACATGAAACAAAAAAATGTGGATGCTGTGAAG GCTATAATATCCATCGCAATCGAAGATGGTGATTATTTGCAGGAAGCGTGGGAACATGTGCTAACCTGTCTTTCACGGTTTGAGCATTTACATCTTCTTGGAGAAGGATCACCTACTGATGCTTCATTTTTGACGGTTCCTCTGGTTG TCAGAAGAAAAACACAGAAATCAAGTACAACTACAGCTTCAAAGCGAACTAATGCTCTTCAGAATCCAGCTGTAATGGCTGCTGTTAGAGGCGGTTCTTATGACAGCATAACAGCAAAAAACAATGCCTCTCCGTTAGTTACTCCTGATCAGATTAATAATTTTATATCAAACATAAATCTGTTAGACCAGATTGGCATTTTTGAGTTGAATCATATATTTGCTCATAGCCAAAGATTGAATAGTAATGCAATTGTTGCTTTTGTGGAAGCTCTTTGCAAGGTCTCAATCACAGAGCTACAGTCACCTACTGATCCTCGTATTTTCTGTCTAACAAAGATAGTGGAGATTGC GCATTACAATATGAATCGCATACGTTTGGTGTGGTCTCGTATCTGGAAAGTTCTATCAGACTTCTTTGTGTCGGTCGGATTGTCAGAAAATCTTTCTGTTGCAATATTTGTTATGGACTCTTTGAGGCAGCTAGCTATGAAATTTCTCGAAAGAGAGGAGCTGGCAAACTATAATTTCCAGAATGAATTCCTGCAACCTTTTGCGGTTGTTATGCAGAAGAGCAATGCTTCAGAAGTACGAGAACTTGTAGTTCGGTGTGTCTCCCAAATGGTTTTAAGTCGTGTTAACAATATAAAATCTGGATGGAAAAGTGTTTTCACG GTTTTTACTGCAGCTGCTGCTGATGATCGGAAAAGTATTGTTCTGTTAGCATTTGAAACTATGGAAAAGATTGTTCGGGACTATTTTCCGTACATAACTGAGACTGAAACCACAACATTTACTGATTGTGTTAAATGTCTTATTACATTCACAAGTAGTAAATTTAGCAGTGATGCTAGTCTCAATGCTATTGCATTTCTTCGGTTCTGTGCTGTGAAACTTGCCGAGGAAGGATTTGTTTGTCATGACAAGGATACTGATCAGCAATCAAATAATTTAGATTCTTCAGATGGGAATGCCGTAGCGCACAAGGATGATCATGTTTACTTCTGGGTTCCATTGCTTGCTG GTCTAGCTAGATTGACAGCTGACACGCGGCCAACTATCAGAAAAGGTGCAGTAGAAGTACTCTTTGATATTCTGAAGGATCATGGGCAACTTTTCTCGCAGTCCTTCTGGACCAATATCTTTGAATCTGTTGTTTATCCTCTCTTTAACGGTGAAATCAGTACACCAAACAGCCAGAGTGATAGCACCGAGGACGATTCTTGGAATTTTGAAACTAAAACAGTGGCTGTGAAATGTCTTGTGGATTTGTATGTTACATTTTTTGACGTGATGCGGCCAGAACTCATTAGAGTCACTTCTGTGGTTACCAGTTTTATCAAAAGCCCTTCTAGACAATCTGCTAGCATAGGCATGTCTGTTTTTCAGCGTTTAACAGAAGGACTTGCAAGCAAACTCTCCAAGGACGAATGGAAAGAGATCTTGTTATGCTTTAAAGAATCAGCAGCGCAGACATTTGTTGTTTTCGAGAAAATAGTTAAGATGATGAAAGATATTGAAATTCCAGAAAAAAATGAGTCTTACTCTGAAGCAGAGCAATATTCAGAGCATGACATATacaatgaagatgaagaggaagctAATATGGAAACATCATCTTATGCTATCGTCAAGATGAAAAATCATATGTCTCTGCAACTCCTAATTGTTCAG GGAATTGTAAAATTGTATGAGACACACAGGAGATCCTTTTGTGCTGAGCATATGGGTATAATGTTGGAGATGTTATCAGTCATTACATCCCATGCCAGTGAAGTGAGCTCTGAATCTGCTTTGCTCACCAAATTCCACAAATCATGCTCTCTTCTGGAGGTACCTGAGCCTGCAGTCATCCACTTCGAGAATGAGTCTTACCAGAGCTACCTCAAAATCCTGCAAGCTTTGCTTCACGACAACCCATCTTTGTCACGAGACATGAACATTGAGTCACAAATTATGCTTGTTTCTGAGAAAATACTGCGAACGTATCTGAACTGTGCAGGTCATGAACCATCTAAGGATGCTTCTGGTAGAGACCTGGTTGTACACTGGGCGCTACCTTTGGGCGCTGCTAAGAAAGAGGAACTGTCTGCTAGAACCTCAGTGGTCCTTCATGTAATGCGGTTATTGGGTGGCCTAGAGAGGGAATGCTTTAGGAGAAATCTGCCCCTCCTTTTCCCCTTATTAGCTAATCTCATTCGCTGTGAGCATAGCTCTGGAGAGGTTCAAGTTGCACTGTATGGTATCTTTCAGTCGTCAATAGGCCCTATAATATCGGTATAG